In Elaeis guineensis isolate ETL-2024a chromosome 1, EG11, whole genome shotgun sequence, a genomic segment contains:
- the LOC105060185 gene encoding uncharacterized protein, with protein sequence MSLGQQQLPEGVMTDVLAQGRAACYKARDAFYACLEKEADKKPTEVATVGLLYPAECKASRAHFVNQCRPTWVRHFDRQYCAKKRVQRLLDSDESRRGPISLPQPYTFKP encoded by the exons ATGTCACTCGGCCAGCAGCAGCTTCCCGAGGGCGTGATGACCGACGTCCTCGCCCAAGGCCGAGCCGCCTGTTACAAG GCGCGGGACGCCTTCTATGCGTGCTTGGAGAAGGAGGCGGACAAGAAGCCCACCGAGGTCGCCACCGTCGGCCTCCTCTACCCCGCGGAGTGCAAGGCCTCCCGAGCCCACTTCGTCAACCAATGCCGCCCCACCTGG GTCAGGCACTTCGATCGGCAGTATTGTGCGAAGAAGAGGGTGCAGAGGCTTCTTGACAGCGATGAATCCCGGAGAGGCCCCATCTCCCTCCCTCAGCCGTACACCTTCAAACCCTAA